A window of Methanobacteriales archaeon HGW-Methanobacteriales-1 genomic DNA:
GCAGAGAAAAGCTGGTAGAATGGGTTACCATTTGAAAATACGCGTTTATCCACACCACATTGTCAGGGAAAACCCTATGGCAACTGGGGCCGGTGCTGACCGGGTACAAGATGGTATGAGAAAAGCTTTTGGTAAAGCAGTAAGTTCTGTGGCCATAGTGAAGAAAAATCAGAAGATTCTCACTATCCAAACCAACAAGAAAAACTTTTTAGATGCCAAAGAGGCCCTTAGAAGAGCAGCTATGAAATTCCCAGTTTCTTGTAGAATAGTTGTTGACAAGGGAGAAGAACTAGTCAAATAGGTAATTTAATTTAAATTGGTCAACTTAACCAATTTAACCTTTTAATCTTTTAATATATACTTAATTTAAGTTTTAGACTACATTTGTGTGATTTGATTCGTAATTTATCTAAAATATCTCTAGATAAATAAATTAGTTAATATCTGTAATTAATTAATCGATTTGATTAATCACAATTATTTTTGAACAATAATGAGGTTTTAAGGGGATAAAACATGTATGTGGCATTTTTTGAGGATTTAAACAAGGAAGATGTGGATATTGCTGGTGGAAAGGGAGCTAATTTAGGGGAATTAACTCAAGCGGGAATTCCAGTTCCTCCAGGATTTGTAGTAACATCCGAAACCTATGATAAATTTATGAGAGAAACAGGGATTTATGCTGAAGTAATGGGCTTTTTAGACTCTCTGGATGTTAATAACAATAAAAAACTCCAGGAAGCCGCTAAAAATATTAAAAAAATTATTATTGAAACCGAAGTCCCTGAAGACATTAAAACGTTGATTATAGAAGCTTACAATGCACTTTGCCAACGTATTGGTACTGAAAATGTATTTGTGGCCATTCGTTCATCTGCCACAGCAGAAGATTTACCTGAAGCCTCTTTTGCAGGACAGCAAGATACTTTTCTTAACATTAAAGGCTCACAAGAAGTTTTAGAATATGTTCAAAAATGCTGGGCATCTCTTTTTGAAGCAAGAGCAATTTTCTACCGGGAAGAAAATAATTTTGATCACTCTAAGGTGTATATTGCAGTTGTAGTTCAGGAAATGGTGGAAGCCGAAAAAGCAGGTGTAATGTTTACGGTACACCCTTCTACTGGGGAAGAAAAGATTTTAATTGAAGGGTCCTGGGGATTAGGCGAAGCTGTAGTTTCTGGAACTGTTACTCCTGACACATACTGGGTGGACAAAGCTACCGGTGAAATTCTGGAAGTTACCATCAGTGAAAAAAATGTCATGTTCAAAAAAGACCCTAAGGCTGGAAAGACCATTAAAACAGAAGTTCCAGCAGATTTGAAAAACAAGAGAGTTTTAAATGAAGATGAACTGGAAACTCTAACTGAAATGGGTAAAAGGATACATGAACATTATGGATTCCCTCAGGATACTGAATGGGCTTTTAAAGATGATGAACTATTCATGCTCCAGTCCAGACCAGTCACTACTTTAGGTGGAAACCATAGTGACTCTCACGATGCAGAAGAAGGAGAGAGAACCGTAATAACTAAGGGATTAGGTGCTAGTCCAGGTATGGCTTCTGGTGCGGTAAAAATAGTTAATGATATTGATGAGCTGGACAAAATTCATGAAGGGGACGTCTTAGTTACAGTTATGACCACTCCAGACATGGTTCCAGCCATGAAAAGGGCCAGTGGAATCATCACCGATGAGGGTGGAGTAACCTGTCACGCAGCTATTGTTTCCCGAGAACTGGGAATACCTTGTGTGGTAGGGACCTCTGATGCTTCTAAAACCCTTGATGAAAACCAATTAGTTACTCTGGATGGTAACAAGGGAATTATTTATGAAGGAATACTCAAAGTTTCTCAGAAAAAAGTGGAAGATACCCCAATATCATTTGCTGAAGCACCTGTATTAACTGTCACTGAGGTAAAAGTTAATGTAAGTATGGTTGAAGCGGCTCAAAAGGCTGCAGCCACCGGAGCAGATGGTGTGGGTTTACTGCGAACAGAACATATGATGTTAACCTCTGGGGTCCACCCTAAAAAGTTCATTACTGATGGAAGAGAAGATGATTTGGTAAAGATACTGGTAGAAAATATTCTAAAAGTAGCTGATGCATTTTATCCTCGACCAGTGTGGTATAGGACTCTGGATGCCCCAACTGATGAATTTAAAACATTAGATGGTGGCCAAGATGAACCTTATGAACACAACCCTATGTTAGGTTGGAGAGGAATCAGAAGGGAACTGGACGAACCAGAAATATTAAAAGCTGAATTCAATGCCATTAAAAAACTTCACGAACAGGGCTACACTAATATTGGAATTATGATTCCTCTAGTACAGCACCCTGACGAGCTTAAAAAGGCCAAAGAAATTGCCGAGGAAGTTGGATTGAAACCTCATAAGGATATAGAGTTTGGAATCATGGTGGAAACTCCTGCAGCAGCTCTTATCATTGAAGACTTCATTGATGTTGGACTTGACTTTGTAAGCTTTGGAACTAATGATTTAACCCAATACACTCTGGCTATTGACAGAAACAATGAGCATGTAGCAGGTTTATACACTGAAGGACACCCCGCAGTTTTAAAACTCATTGAAAGAGTTATTAAGAAATGTAATGCCGCTGGAGTCAAAACCAGTATTTGTGGCCAGGCTGGAAGTATGCCTAAAATTGTAGAAAAACTGGTAGAACTTGGAATTGACAGTGTATCTGCAAATACGGATGCTGTAGCTGATGTACGGCGTACTGTAGCTCGTGGAGAGCAAAAATTGCTTTTAAAGGCTGCTAGAAAAATGGTTAATGAATAAACTTTTCATAGCTTATCTTTAACTAATTTTTAATTTTTTTTATATTTTTCTAATTAATTTATTTTAGGTGTCATTAAAATGGATAAAACAGGACTCAGCAAGCGCCAGGTCTTTGAAACGCTTCAGGAGTTCAAGAAAAAGGATCTAAAGTATTCTTCTGGTAAAATATTAGGTTCCATGTGCACCTGTGCACATCCTATTGCTAAGGAAGTATATTGCGATTTTTTAGAATCTAATTTAGGAGATCCTGGCCTTTTTAAAGGTACTAAAGCACTGGAAAATGAAGTAATTTCTCTGCTGGGTGAACTTCTAGGCAAGAAAAATGTTTATGGGCATGTAATTACTGGAGGCACTGAAGCTAATCTCATGGCCATGCGAGCGGCCAGGAATATGGCCCAGAATACTATGGGTGAAGAATTAAATGGAACTCCCGAGATTATGGTTCCTAAATCTGCTCATTTTTCTTTTAAAAAGGCTGCCGATATCTTGGGTTTAAAATTAAAAGAAGTTGAATTGACTGACGAATATCGCATGGATTTGAATTGTTTTCAGGAAAATCTCTCCAAAAATACTATTGCGGTAGTTGGTGTGGCTGGAACCACGGAACTAGGCAAAATTGACCCTATATCTGAACTTTCCAAAATTTGTTTGGATTCTAATATTTATCTACATGTTGATGCGGCCTTTGGAGGCTTTTTAATACCATTTTTAAAGGAAATTGGGTATAAACTTCCTGATTTTGATTTTTCCCTAGAAGGTGTCTCTTCCATTACTATTGATCCTCATAAGATGGGTTTGGCACCTATTCCATCAGGATGTATATTGTTCAGGGAAAAAGAGTATCTAGATGTCATGAACATTGATACTCCATACCTAACTGAAAAACAGCAGTCCACTATTGCCGGTACCAGAACCGGTGCTTCTTCAGCGGCTACTTGGGCTATAATGAAGTATATGGGTAGGGAAGGATATGTGAAACTTGCTGTTCAAGCTATGGAAACAACAGACTTTTTAGCTAGGAATCTGGTCAAAGCAGGATTTGAACTGGTCAGTTCACCGGAATTGAATATAGTTGCATTTAATTCTAAGCAAATGCCCGCTCATGAGCTGGCTGAAAAACTTGAAGCTCAAGGATGGGCTGTCTCTGTTTCATCATGCCCTCCGGCCATAAGGGTAGTACTAATGCCTCATATAAAACTGGAACATATAGTTGAATTAATGGATACTCTTGAAAATATTTAAAATAGCTATAATTAAATTACTTTAATTCAAAAAGGCTGGTTTTAATTATTCTTAAAATTCATTATAATTAATTTATATTGCTAGCTGAAATTAGATTAATATAGATTAAATAGAATTTACTAGGAGAATATTTGTTTTTTAATAAATTTTTCAGTTAAAATAAATTTTATAGCTCATGAGGTTTTAAAATGAAAAAAATTACTATTCCCACCACTAAAGAAATAATTGATTCTCTAGAAGTTGGCGATCAGATTCTTTTAAGTGGAAAAATGCTTACGGGAAGAGATGCTGCTTTACCCAGACTGGTTAAATCAATTAAAAATGGCGAAAAATTAATTGATATTCAAGGAGCCGCCCTAATGCATACGGCAGTTAGTGATGCTGGAATCGCCCCAACTACTAGTAACAAGGAAGAAATCGAGGGAAACATGCCCTATCTAGCCAAAGCAGGCCTTCTTATTCATATAGGGAAAGGAAATCTAAGCGAAGATACAGTAAAATCTTTAGGTGATGCTGGGGCAATATTTGTAGTAACTCCTCCCGTAGCAGCACTTTTAACTAGTAAAGTAAAGTCAAAAAAAGTGGCAGCCTTTAAAGAAGAAGGAATGGAGGCCATATTTGAACTGGAAGTTGAAGAAATTCCAGGAATTGTGGCTGTGGCCCATGGAAAGTCTATTTATTGATAAAATACTTATGGATAATATCTAAAACTATTTAGATGGCTTGCCAAAGGCTATATCTCCGGCATCTCCCAGGCCAGGTACAATATATCCATCATCATTCAATTCTTTCTCCACAGAACAGGTATAAATTTCCAGTTCTGGATGATTTTCCATTATTTTTTCTAATCCTGGTTCCGAGCTTATTACAGTAAATAGAACCATTCTTTTTGGATTTCCAAACCTTTCAAGTTTTTTAAGTATTAATCCCATAGTATTTCCGGTGGCTAGCATGGGATCGGCCACAATCACGATTTTATCATTTAAATCTGGTATTTTAAGATAATCCATGCATACTTCAAAGGGAGGTTCATCACGCCTCCAGGCCCCAATCACTCCGTACTGTGCTTCTGGAAAAACCCGCAATATACCATTGGTTAGAGGTAGAGAAGCTCTTAATATGGTGATGATAATGATATCATTTCTGGATTTTATTTTTATTCCTTGGGCCTGGCCCAAGGGAGTTTCCACTTTGATATTTTCTTTTTCTAATGTGTTAGCAAATTCATAGGCCATCAACCGGCCAATTTCAATAATTCCTTTCCTGAAATGGGCCGAATTAATTCCTTTTTTTCTTATTTTGGTTAATTTTTCCTGAACTAATAGATGATCAATTATTTTTAACATTTAAATCCCCAGATATGAGTTAAATAATCGCTAATAAATTTTCCTCAATCAATTCATACTTATCTTATTCAATATAGAATAATTATATGAAATAACTAAACTAAAAATATTACTAAGATTTGGGCTTTTAATTAAAATAAATTCAATTTACTTAATTTAATTTTATTATATATTAAAACTATTATATTATCTTAAAATTATATTTGGGGGAAAAAGGGGTTTTAAATTGAATAAAAAATTAATTATTGGGATTATAATTATTTTAATAGTTTTGATTTTAGTAGTATTTGCCACGTGGCCTCAAACCGCAAATCAAAAAGGATTTCAATCAGAAGTAGTTCTGGAAAATCTTAATACTCCTTGGGCCATTGACTTCCTGCCTAATGGAACAATGATATTCACCGAACGGAATGGAAAAATCAGTACTTGGGATGGAAAATCGCTTAGATTAGTGGGAAATATCTTGGTTAAGGCTGAAGGAGAATCAGGACTTTTAGGATTGGCAGTAGATCCAGAATTTTCTAAAAACAAATATGTCTATGTTTATTATACAGATAATGACTCTAATAGTATTTCTCGATTCAATTTAAATCAAAAACTGGAAAATGAAACGGTTTTGTTAGATAACATCCCCAGTGCATCAACTCACGATGCAGGCCGACTTAAATTCGGGCCAGACGGTAAATTATATGCTACTACTGGTGATGCATCTCAAAGGAATCTGGCCCAGGATGTAAATTCTCTGGCCGGTAAAATTCTCCGTTTGAATAAAAATGGGTCTGTACCAACTGATAATCCATTTAAAAATTATGTATGGTCCTACGGCCACCGGGATCCTCAGGGAATAACCTGGAGTGACAATGGAACCATGTATTCATCAGAACACGGCCAGACCATGAATGATGAGATTAATATAATTGTCAAGGGTGGTAATTATGGCTGGCCATTAGAACAAGGAGATAATTTAACGGGTAAATATAAAAATCCACTTATTTTCTACACAAACTTTACTTTAGCCCCGTCTGGAATGGCCTTTTTTCAGGGAGATTTGTATGTGGCTGGACTTAGAGGTAATCAACTCCGACAGATTGTTCTGGATGAAAGTGGCCAGAAAGTGCTTAGTGAAGCAGAATTATTTACTAATTTGGGCCGAATAAGGGATGTGATGGCTCATGATGGTTATTTGTATATTGGTACTAGTAATTATGATGGAAGAGGCGTTCCCAAGGTTGGTGATGATAAAATAATTAGAATAAAGGTTAATGGTTGATTTCTCTGGTTTTAAATTTTATTAAATTATTACTTTTTTTAGTTTTTTATTAATTTTTTTATTACTAATTTTCTTTTAGAAAGTATTAAATATTACGTTTTTGTAAGTTATTCTAATGAATTGTTATGATGTTATTAATTATGAATGTGGGCTGATTTGTTAGTAATTTTAGTGGGGCGGGGTCATGGTTATGTTTAAAAGGGTTTTATTGTTGGTTTTTGTTTTCTTGTCATTTTTTGTTTTCTTGGGTGATGTTTCTGCTGCTTCTAATAGTTCTTTGACTTGGGCTGAGGTGGAGAATAGTTCTTATGCTGTTCAAACGTTTACTGAGAGTCATGGTGATATTCCGAGTTCGGTTTCGGTTTCAGGTAAGAAGGTGACTGATAATGCATATCTTGAAGTTCTTTGTAAAGCTGTGGTGAAAGCTA
This region includes:
- the rplJ gene encoding 50S ribosomal protein L16; amino-acid sequence: MVRAYTRRDYIRKIPGSRIVQYDMGNLSAEFPISVSLAVKAPTQIQHNALEASRIASNRFMQRKAGRMGYHLKIRVYPHHIVRENPMATGAGADRVQDGMRKAFGKAVSSVAIVKKNQKILTIQTNKKNFLDAKEALRRAAMKFPVSCRIVVDKGEELVK
- a CDS encoding quinoprotein glucose dehydrogenase; amino-acid sequence: MNKKLIIGIIIILIVLILVVFATWPQTANQKGFQSEVVLENLNTPWAIDFLPNGTMIFTERNGKISTWDGKSLRLVGNILVKAEGESGLLGLAVDPEFSKNKYVYVYYTDNDSNSISRFNLNQKLENETVLLDNIPSASTHDAGRLKFGPDGKLYATTGDASQRNLAQDVNSLAGKILRLNKNGSVPTDNPFKNYVWSYGHRDPQGITWSDNGTMYSSEHGQTMNDEINIIVKGGNYGWPLEQGDNLTGKYKNPLIFYTNFTLAPSGMAFFQGDLYVAGLRGNQLRQIVLDESGQKVLSEAELFTNLGRIRDVMAHDGYLYIGTSNYDGRGVPKVGDDKIIRIKVNG
- a CDS encoding fumarate hydratase, which translates into the protein MKKITIPTTKEIIDSLEVGDQILLSGKMLTGRDAALPRLVKSIKNGEKLIDIQGAALMHTAVSDAGIAPTTSNKEEIEGNMPYLAKAGLLIHIGKGNLSEDTVKSLGDAGAIFVVTPPVAALLTSKVKSKKVAAFKEEGMEAIFELEVEEIPGIVAVAHGKSIY
- a CDS encoding tyrosine decarboxylase MfnA (catalyzes the decarboxylation of L-tyrosine to produce tyramine), yielding MDKTGLSKRQVFETLQEFKKKDLKYSSGKILGSMCTCAHPIAKEVYCDFLESNLGDPGLFKGTKALENEVISLLGELLGKKNVYGHVITGGTEANLMAMRAARNMAQNTMGEELNGTPEIMVPKSAHFSFKKAADILGLKLKEVELTDEYRMDLNCFQENLSKNTIAVVGVAGTTELGKIDPISELSKICLDSNIYLHVDAAFGGFLIPFLKEIGYKLPDFDFSLEGVSSITIDPHKMGLAPIPSGCILFREKEYLDVMNIDTPYLTEKQQSTIAGTRTGASSAATWAIMKYMGREGYVKLAVQAMETTDFLARNLVKAGFELVSSPELNIVAFNSKQMPAHELAEKLEAQGWAVSVSSCPPAIRVVLMPHIKLEHIVELMDTLENI
- the upp gene encoding uracil phosphoribosyltransferase is translated as MLKIIDHLLVQEKLTKIRKKGINSAHFRKGIIEIGRLMAYEFANTLEKENIKVETPLGQAQGIKIKSRNDIIIITILRASLPLTNGILRVFPEAQYGVIGAWRRDEPPFEVCMDYLKIPDLNDKIVIVADPMLATGNTMGLILKKLERFGNPKRMVLFTVISSEPGLEKIMENHPELEIYTCSVEKELNDDGYIVPGLGDAGDIAFGKPSK
- a CDS encoding phosphoenolpyruvate synthase yields the protein MYVAFFEDLNKEDVDIAGGKGANLGELTQAGIPVPPGFVVTSETYDKFMRETGIYAEVMGFLDSLDVNNNKKLQEAAKNIKKIIIETEVPEDIKTLIIEAYNALCQRIGTENVFVAIRSSATAEDLPEASFAGQQDTFLNIKGSQEVLEYVQKCWASLFEARAIFYREENNFDHSKVYIAVVVQEMVEAEKAGVMFTVHPSTGEEKILIEGSWGLGEAVVSGTVTPDTYWVDKATGEILEVTISEKNVMFKKDPKAGKTIKTEVPADLKNKRVLNEDELETLTEMGKRIHEHYGFPQDTEWAFKDDELFMLQSRPVTTLGGNHSDSHDAEEGERTVITKGLGASPGMASGAVKIVNDIDELDKIHEGDVLVTVMTTPDMVPAMKRASGIITDEGGVTCHAAIVSRELGIPCVVGTSDASKTLDENQLVTLDGNKGIIYEGILKVSQKKVEDTPISFAEAPVLTVTEVKVNVSMVEAAQKAAATGADGVGLLRTEHMMLTSGVHPKKFITDGREDDLVKILVENILKVADAFYPRPVWYRTLDAPTDEFKTLDGGQDEPYEHNPMLGWRGIRRELDEPEILKAEFNAIKKLHEQGYTNIGIMIPLVQHPDELKKAKEIAEEVGLKPHKDIEFGIMVETPAAALIIEDFIDVGLDFVSFGTNDLTQYTLAIDRNNEHVAGLYTEGHPAVLKLIERVIKKCNAAGVKTSICGQAGSMPKIVEKLVELGIDSVSANTDAVADVRRTVARGEQKLLLKAARKMVNE